One region of Mucilaginibacter gotjawali genomic DNA includes:
- a CDS encoding carboxylesterase/lipase family protein — MKKQFVRGICPVLAGITLMFYSFKGAESVSKNDDTIRVEGGSISGVKSADGDITAYKGIPFAAPPVGELRWKAPQPVISWQGIKKCNAFGPSPMQGKPVPFMVYTPEFLIPETPISEDCLYLNVWTKAHKGEKHPVFLWIYGGGFSSGGAGVPIYDGEAMAKKGVIFVSANYRVGVFGFLAHPDLTKESPNHASGNYGLLDQVAALKWIKKNIAAFGGDPDNVTIDGQSAGSMSVNALVASPVAHGLFNRAIAESGSFMIANPLIPTTTLKAAEEQGVKFAESAKAHDIADLRKMPAEDLMKIQGRFSPITDGYVLPEPIYQIFAEGKQNNVPVITGWNADESFVMSFKKKDEYVAQIKKQYGADADEFLKYYPGNTDEEAARSQVKISRDQTFAMSGYKWITLQSQQGKAPIYAYNFNRKLPATPDFVKYGAFHTGEVAYVMDDLKFLNRPWEPADQPLATLMSAYWVNFITTGNPNGQGLPDWLKYDNATQQAMIFDATSGKQTLPDKEELKFMVDRVEAGK; from the coding sequence ATGAAAAAACAATTCGTTAGAGGCATTTGCCCTGTTTTGGCAGGCATCACTTTGATGTTTTATTCCTTTAAAGGGGCAGAAAGCGTTAGTAAAAATGATGATACAATCCGAGTTGAAGGCGGTAGCATCAGCGGTGTTAAAAGTGCCGATGGTGATATTACAGCTTATAAAGGCATTCCTTTTGCCGCGCCCCCGGTTGGCGAATTACGCTGGAAGGCGCCACAGCCGGTGATCTCCTGGCAGGGTATAAAAAAATGCAATGCCTTTGGGCCAAGCCCCATGCAGGGCAAACCTGTGCCATTTATGGTTTATACCCCGGAGTTTTTGATCCCCGAAACCCCGATCAGCGAAGATTGCCTGTACCTTAATGTTTGGACAAAAGCGCACAAAGGTGAAAAACACCCCGTTTTTTTATGGATCTATGGCGGCGGCTTCAGCAGCGGCGGCGCGGGTGTGCCTATTTATGATGGCGAAGCGATGGCTAAAAAAGGCGTCATTTTTGTATCGGCCAATTACCGGGTTGGTGTTTTTGGATTTCTGGCGCATCCTGATCTTACCAAAGAATCGCCCAATCATGCGTCGGGGAATTATGGTTTGCTGGACCAGGTGGCAGCGCTTAAATGGATCAAGAAGAACATCGCCGCCTTTGGCGGCGACCCGGATAATGTAACGATCGACGGGCAGTCGGCGGGCTCCATGAGTGTGAATGCCCTGGTGGCCTCGCCGGTGGCACATGGCCTGTTCAACAGGGCCATTGCCGAGAGTGGTTCATTTATGATCGCTAATCCGCTTATACCAACAACAACGCTCAAAGCAGCAGAAGAGCAAGGTGTAAAATTTGCAGAATCAGCCAAAGCTCATGATATAGCAGACCTCAGAAAAATGCCGGCTGAAGATTTGATGAAGATCCAGGGCCGTTTTTCACCTATTACCGATGGCTATGTGTTGCCTGAACCCATTTACCAGATCTTCGCCGAAGGCAAACAAAATAACGTACCCGTAATTACCGGCTGGAACGCGGATGAAAGTTTTGTAATGAGTTTTAAAAAGAAAGACGAATATGTAGCGCAGATTAAAAAACAATATGGCGCTGATGCGGATGAATTTTTGAAATATTACCCCGGCAATACAGATGAAGAAGCCGCCCGCTCGCAGGTAAAAATAAGCCGCGACCAAACCTTCGCCATGTCGGGCTATAAATGGATCACACTTCAAAGCCAACAGGGCAAAGCGCCCATTTATGCATACAACTTTAACCGCAAATTGCCGGCAACGCCTGACTTTGTAAAATACGGCGCCTTCCATACCGGCGAGGTTGCCTATGTGATGGATGACCTGAAATTCCTTAACCGCCCCTGGGAACCTGCAGACCAGCCTTTGGCAACGCTGATGTCGGCCTACTGGGTCAACTTTATTACCACAGGCAACCCCAACGGGCAAGGCTTGCCCGATTGGCTGAAATATGACAACGCCACGCAGCAAGCCATGATATTTGACGCCACCAGCGGCAAACAAACCCTGCCGGATAAGGAGGAATTGAAATTTATGGTAGACAGGGTGGAAGCGGGGAAATAG
- a CDS encoding beta-N-acetylhexosaminidase: MKKVFLLSICCFMASISFAQNNKGTLAIIPEPVSVVTRDGEFILPKHILIEAGSQSEEKLVSTFLRNKLTTATGFAVTVRNAFSAPATIKLQLNTTNDAVLGKEGYLLSVGKKGIIIKANTAAGLFYGAQTLLQLFPKEIESLEAVPNFTWTAPLVDIKDYPRFGWRGLMLDVSRHFFTKEEVEQYIDQMARYKFNLLHMHLTDDEGWRVEIKSLPRLTTVGAYNVKKIGHFGDFSQPQPDEPRTYGGFYTQEDIKELVQYAKDRFMNIMPEIDVPGHSMAAVVSYPELSCTPGADKFVVRSGEDQQTDNTLNPSSEKTYAFLDKVVTEVAKLFPFGYMHMGGDECNKEYWQKSDSVTALMKRENLKTYEEVQSYFEKRLEKIVESKGKKFMGWDEIIEGGLGPNAAVMSWRGIQGGITAARLGHEVVMSPTTFAYLDYMQSDRVMEPHVYATLRLNKTYEFEPVPDSVDAKLILGGQANLWTEQVFNFRQVDYMTWPRGFAIAESVWSPKDKKNWNNFYPRVEKHFGRLDEAEIKYAPSVYDPSFEPRLTPDNKMIIELTNELPGLDIYYSFDNSYPDRFYPKYTAPLLVPEDATQLKVITYRGNKPVGRMVTMPIAELQTRVQRSQKH, encoded by the coding sequence ATGAAAAAAGTATTTCTTTTGTCCATCTGTTGTTTCATGGCGTCCATTTCTTTCGCCCAAAATAACAAAGGCACTTTGGCTATTATTCCCGAACCTGTAAGCGTAGTAACAAGGGACGGCGAATTTATACTGCCTAAACATATTTTAATTGAAGCCGGTTCGCAGTCGGAGGAAAAATTGGTGTCCACTTTTTTGCGGAACAAGCTGACAACCGCAACCGGTTTTGCAGTTACCGTAAGAAATGCGTTTTCGGCCCCGGCGACTATTAAATTACAGTTAAATACCACAAACGATGCGGTACTTGGTAAAGAAGGATATTTGTTATCAGTTGGCAAAAAAGGAATCATCATAAAGGCAAACACTGCAGCCGGCTTGTTTTACGGCGCACAGACACTGTTGCAATTGTTCCCGAAAGAGATCGAAAGCCTGGAAGCTGTTCCTAATTTTACATGGACTGCTCCTTTGGTAGATATAAAGGATTACCCGCGTTTTGGCTGGAGAGGATTGATGCTGGATGTTTCGCGGCATTTTTTTACCAAAGAAGAAGTGGAGCAGTATATCGACCAGATGGCGCGTTATAAATTTAACCTGCTGCACATGCACCTTACTGATGATGAAGGCTGGCGCGTTGAAATAAAAAGCCTGCCGCGTTTAACCACCGTGGGCGCTTATAACGTTAAAAAGATCGGGCATTTTGGCGATTTCTCTCAACCCCAACCTGACGAGCCGCGCACTTACGGTGGTTTTTACACCCAGGAGGATATAAAAGAACTGGTACAATATGCCAAAGACCGCTTTATGAATATTATGCCCGAAATTGACGTGCCCGGACATAGCATGGCGGCAGTGGTTTCGTATCCTGAACTATCTTGCACCCCTGGTGCAGATAAATTTGTGGTACGCTCGGGCGAGGACCAGCAAACGGATAATACCTTGAATCCATCCAGCGAAAAAACTTATGCCTTTTTAGATAAGGTAGTAACTGAAGTAGCCAAATTGTTCCCATTTGGTTATATGCACATGGGAGGTGATGAGTGCAACAAGGAATACTGGCAAAAAAGCGATTCGGTTACTGCATTGATGAAACGCGAAAACCTGAAAACCTACGAAGAGGTGCAAAGCTATTTTGAAAAACGTTTGGAAAAAATAGTAGAGTCAAAAGGTAAAAAGTTTATGGGCTGGGATGAGATTATTGAAGGTGGTTTAGGCCCCAATGCAGCCGTAATGAGCTGGCGTGGCATACAGGGCGGTATTACCGCTGCCAGACTGGGCCATGAAGTAGTAATGAGCCCTACCACCTTTGCTTATCTTGACTATATGCAAAGCGACCGCGTAATGGAGCCGCATGTATATGCTACCCTTCGTTTAAACAAAACCTACGAATTTGAGCCGGTGCCCGACAGTGTTGATGCCAAATTGATCCTGGGCGGACAAGCCAACCTGTGGACAGAGCAGGTATTCAATTTCAGGCAGGTGGATTATATGACCTGGCCGCGCGGCTTCGCCATTGCTGAATCGGTATGGTCGCCAAAGGATAAGAAAAACTGGAACAATTTTTACCCGAGGGTGGAGAAGCATTTTGGCAGGCTTGACGAAGCAGAGATAAAATATGCGCCAAGCGTTTACGACCCAAGCTTTGAGCCCCGGCTAACCCCGGATAATAAAATGATCATCGAGCTGACCAATGAGCTGCCGGGCCTGGATATTTATTACAGTTTTGATAACTCGTATCCCGACAGGTTTTATCCTAAATATACCGCACCGTTATTAGTGCCCGAGGATGCTACCCAGTTAAAGGTGATCACTTACCGCGGCAACAAACCCGTTGGCCGCATGGTGACTATGCCGATTGCAGAACTGCAAACGAGGGTGCAAAGAAGCCAGAAACATTAA
- a CDS encoding ATP-dependent Clp protease adaptor ClpS: MSTEVQEETFTLEELLVSLKELHRLILWNDDVNTFDHVIFCMMKYLDYSENQSEKIAWKVHNEGKCAVLEGSFTEVEVYRKILQQEGLTVSVE; the protein is encoded by the coding sequence ATGTCAACCGAAGTACAGGAAGAAACATTTACCCTGGAGGAATTGCTGGTAAGCCTGAAGGAGCTTCACCGCCTCATTTTATGGAACGATGATGTTAACACGTTCGATCATGTGATCTTTTGCATGATGAAATACCTCGATTACTCAGAAAACCAATCCGAAAAGATAGCCTGGAAGGTACATAATGAAGGCAAGTGCGCCGTGCTGGAAGGTTCGTTTACCGAGGTAGAAGTATACCGCAAGATTTTACAGCAAGAGGGATTGACGGTGAGTGTAGAGTAG
- a CDS encoding IS4 family transposase, producing the protein MSSIHRSKSNDKCLFSQILGLIPSTILSKCINKNSSDDGFRRYNTESQLIAMLFGQLNGCYSLRDITLGMNVNTLFLKELGLKQSPARSTMSDGNAERNYQVYELLFSELITYYKGLFSKSEHYKIIEEIKGRSVKLIDSTTMTVCLNLIKWAKFRTAKGGIKAHVSFDLASQIPEMVYITDAKTDDRKALSHLKTSYQSILVYDRGYLDFAFFKDRIDNNGDFVTRLKEKISYQVLEDRPVISGENTIIISDQIIQITGEKARTTGLGTCKMRRVVAYDSINNREIDLLTANLEWSAETISLIYKSRWNIELFFKGMKQNLQIKTFLGTSENACKSQIYIAMIAFLLLEVIRRCISKTVHGFSNFVNLIRICLMHYHSLSYIVNDIREITVRLKLKASPQANLLFPI; encoded by the coding sequence ATGAGCTCAATTCACAGAAGTAAAAGTAATGACAAGTGTTTGTTTAGCCAAATCCTCGGCTTAATTCCTTCTACAATATTAAGTAAGTGTATTAATAAGAATTCTTCCGATGATGGCTTTAGGCGCTATAATACAGAAAGTCAGCTAATTGCTATGCTTTTCGGACAGCTGAACGGCTGTTATAGTCTCCGGGACATCACTTTAGGCATGAATGTAAACACATTGTTCCTAAAAGAACTTGGCTTAAAACAATCTCCGGCCCGTTCCACAATGTCGGATGGGAATGCAGAGCGTAACTATCAAGTATATGAGTTATTGTTCTCCGAATTAATAACTTACTACAAAGGATTGTTTTCAAAAAGCGAGCATTATAAGATCATTGAAGAGATTAAAGGGCGCTCAGTAAAGTTGATAGATTCCACCACGATGACCGTATGCCTAAACCTGATTAAATGGGCAAAATTCCGGACAGCAAAAGGCGGGATCAAGGCACATGTGAGCTTCGACCTGGCAAGCCAAATACCGGAAATGGTCTATATCACCGATGCTAAGACAGATGACAGGAAGGCTCTATCTCACCTCAAAACAAGCTACCAAAGTATTTTGGTATATGACAGAGGGTACCTTGATTTTGCCTTTTTTAAAGATCGTATTGATAACAATGGCGACTTTGTTACCCGCCTGAAAGAAAAAATAAGTTACCAGGTGCTGGAAGATCGGCCTGTAATATCCGGGGAAAACACAATCATCATTTCTGATCAGATCATCCAGATCACAGGGGAAAAGGCGCGCACTACCGGCTTGGGCACTTGTAAAATGCGGAGAGTAGTGGCTTATGACAGCATAAATAATCGTGAGATAGACCTGTTAACAGCTAATTTAGAGTGGTCTGCTGAGACGATAAGTCTGATTTATAAATCTCGCTGGAATATTGAACTGTTTTTTAAGGGAATGAAACAGAACTTACAGATTAAAACCTTTTTAGGCACATCCGAAAATGCTTGTAAGTCTCAGATATACATCGCCATGATCGCTTTTTTACTGCTGGAAGTCATCAGAAGATGCATCAGTAAAACTGTACATGGCTTTTCTAATTTCGTAAACCTGATTCGCATTTGCTTAATGCATTACCATAGCCTATCCTATATCGTTAATGACATTAGAGAGATTACGGTTCGACTAAAGCTAAAAGCAAGCCCGCAAGCTAACCTTTTATTCCCGATTTAG
- a CDS encoding branched-chain amino acid aminotransferase: protein MTETLDIKITKTNHSRLQETDFNNLQFGKTFSDHMFVADYENGEWKNFQIVPYGEVSFSPAISALHYGQSFFEGIKAYKHADGQVSVFRPDKNAARFNKSAERLCMPQLPEEIFVQSIAAVVDVDRDWVPSKAHHSMYIRPFMFATDPFLGVQPSSTYKFMVLLGPVGPYFSKTLRVKVETFFTRAAEGGMGYAKSSGNYGGAMLAGKRATEQGFDQVIWTDAKNHEYVEEMGAANVMFVLDGVLITPSTRDTILDGVTRDTVLTLAREWGMPVEERRISVAEIIEGAKTGKLTDAFGAGTAATIAPVGSISYNGEEYFLIDPKEREFSQKVLKELDAIKYGRVADTHGWNYLV from the coding sequence ATGACTGAGACGCTGGACATTAAGATCACCAAAACAAACCACTCCCGTTTGCAAGAAACGGATTTTAACAATTTACAATTTGGTAAAACATTTTCCGACCACATGTTTGTGGCCGATTACGAAAATGGAGAATGGAAGAATTTTCAGATAGTCCCTTATGGCGAGGTCTCTTTTAGCCCGGCTATTTCTGCTTTACACTACGGTCAATCATTCTTTGAAGGTATAAAAGCCTACAAACATGCTGACGGACAGGTATCTGTTTTCCGCCCCGATAAAAACGCCGCCCGTTTTAATAAATCGGCAGAGCGGTTGTGCATGCCACAACTTCCAGAAGAAATTTTTGTACAAAGTATTGCTGCAGTAGTGGACGTCGACCGCGATTGGGTTCCCTCAAAAGCACATCACTCGATGTATATCCGCCCGTTTATGTTCGCTACTGATCCTTTTTTGGGGGTACAACCGTCAAGCACTTATAAATTTATGGTTTTGCTGGGTCCTGTCGGCCCGTATTTTTCAAAAACCCTACGCGTAAAAGTGGAGACATTTTTTACCCGGGCTGCTGAAGGCGGTATGGGTTATGCCAAATCATCGGGCAACTACGGGGGCGCCATGCTTGCCGGAAAACGTGCAACAGAACAAGGTTTTGACCAGGTAATCTGGACCGATGCCAAAAACCACGAGTATGTAGAAGAAATGGGAGCCGCCAATGTAATGTTTGTGCTGGATGGCGTACTGATCACCCCATCAACCCGCGATACCATTTTGGATGGCGTTACCCGCGATACTGTTTTAACACTTGCCCGCGAATGGGGCATGCCGGTTGAGGAGCGCCGCATATCCGTTGCCGAAATTATTGAAGGCGCCAAAACAGGCAAATTAACCGATGCTTTTGGGGCAGGCACTGCTGCTACCATTGCTCCTGTGGGTTCAATCAGCTATAATGGCGAAGAATATTTCCTGATCGACCCAAAAGAAAGGGAGTTCTCGCAAAAGGTTTTAAAGGAACTGGATGCTATAAAATATGGTAGGGTTGCGGATACCCATGGCTGGAATTATCTCGTTTAA
- a CDS encoding type II toxin-antitoxin system VapC family toxin yields the protein MNLLLDTNILIYLIKDPSSQLLENVINPNKENILVSVISIGELKSIALQNNWGVRKLQTVETVLDKVSIVEVSESLINTYAEIDAFSQRRNPSYTDYPFSTPRNMGKNDLWIASTAALLGLKVVTTDADFNHLHQIFIEVQTVKPDLFRS from the coding sequence ATGAACCTATTGCTTGATACAAACATTCTTATTTATCTTATTAAAGATCCAAGCAGTCAATTGCTTGAAAATGTTATAAATCCCAATAAAGAGAATATTCTTGTATCTGTAATTTCGATTGGCGAATTAAAATCCATTGCATTACAGAATAACTGGGGCGTTAGAAAATTACAAACAGTTGAAACAGTTTTAGATAAAGTTTCGATAGTTGAAGTGAGCGAAAGTTTGATAAACACTTACGCTGAAATTGACGCCTTTTCACAACGACGGAATCCATCATATACTGATTATCCATTTAGCACACCGCGAAACATGGGTAAAAATGATTTGTGGATAGCGTCAACAGCAGCATTACTCGGTTTGAAAGTGGTAACTACCGATGCTGACTTTAATCATTTACACCAGATATTTATAGAAGTACAAACTGTGAAACCCGACTTATTTAGAAGTTGA
- a CDS encoding tryptophan 2,3-dioxygenase family protein, which produces MHFSPEIEERLTRLQEKYEAMGQDMVSYLDGLLHADFLTYWDYIHLDTLLSLQNPKTPFPDEEIFIIYHQITELYFKLALHECKQITAAQPLNADFFTARLKRINRYFEALTQSFEIMVEGMEKDQFLKFRMSLLPASGFQSGQYRMIEIYATNFINLVARDKRAELKDASIRDQFEYLYWKFGATELSTGKKTLTLKQFEKKYAKSFIELGEASIHHNFNALYHQLKINNQATVQLEDELKQLDINVNVNWPLSHYKSAVRYLNREPEEIKATGGTNWQKYLPPRFQKRIFYPELWTEQEIDEWGKGWVDSAVKGI; this is translated from the coding sequence ATGCATTTCTCTCCCGAAATTGAAGAACGACTGACCCGCTTACAGGAAAAGTATGAAGCCATGGGGCAGGATATGGTATCGTACCTGGATGGCTTGCTTCATGCTGATTTTTTAACCTATTGGGATTACATCCACCTGGATACCCTTTTGAGCCTGCAAAATCCAAAAACGCCTTTCCCGGATGAGGAGATCTTTATTATTTATCACCAGATCACTGAGCTGTATTTTAAGCTCGCCCTGCATGAATGCAAACAGATCACTGCTGCGCAACCTTTAAATGCCGATTTTTTTACTGCCCGTTTAAAACGCATTAACCGGTATTTTGAGGCCCTTACCCAATCGTTTGAGATCATGGTGGAAGGAATGGAGAAGGACCAGTTCCTAAAATTCAGGATGTCATTACTACCCGCCAGCGGTTTCCAGAGCGGGCAATACCGCATGATAGAAATTTATGCTACCAATTTTATCAACCTGGTAGCCAGGGATAAAAGAGCGGAACTAAAGGATGCTTCCATCAGGGATCAGTTTGAATACCTGTATTGGAAATTCGGCGCCACAGAGCTCTCTACGGGCAAAAAAACGCTTACACTGAAGCAGTTTGAAAAGAAATACGCCAAAAGCTTTATCGAATTGGGCGAGGCAAGTATTCACCATAATTTCAATGCGCTTTATCACCAGCTTAAAATTAATAACCAGGCAACCGTACAACTCGAAGACGAATTAAAGCAACTGGACATCAATGTAAATGTAAACTGGCCGCTGTCGCATTATAAATCTGCGGTACGCTACCTTAACCGCGAGCCTGAAGAAATAAAAGCCACCGGCGGCACCAACTGGCAAAAGTATCTGCCCCCAAGATTTCAGAAACGCATATTTTACCCTGAATTATGGACCGAACAGGAAATTGATGAATGGGGAAAAGGTTGGGTGGACAGTGCTGTGAAAGGTATTTAA
- a CDS encoding RNA polymerase sigma factor — MNLTKKQANKLVTGCIDNNRKAQEELYKLFYADMLRVCINYLPDREMAKEAFNTGFLKVFQSIKNFDTEKGELGGWIRKIMIFTSIDKCRSELKFNHLLITDRDDDEFFISPDILEKLFFDDILKEIRTLPLATQTVFNLSVLDGFSHKEIAAQLNISEGTSRWHLSEAKKQLKGLLETSAKGAGRQAERSGKTK, encoded by the coding sequence ATGAACCTTACAAAAAAGCAAGCAAATAAGCTGGTAACAGGATGTATTGATAATAACCGCAAGGCCCAGGAGGAATTGTATAAGCTTTTTTATGCCGATATGTTAAGGGTCTGTATCAATTATTTGCCCGATAGGGAAATGGCTAAAGAAGCATTTAATACAGGATTCCTGAAAGTATTTCAGTCGATTAAAAATTTTGATACCGAAAAAGGAGAGCTGGGGGGATGGATCAGGAAGATCATGATCTTTACATCGATTGATAAATGCCGGAGCGAATTGAAATTTAATCATCTACTGATTACTGATAGGGATGATGACGAATTTTTCATTTCGCCCGATATATTAGAAAAGCTTTTTTTTGACGATATATTAAAAGAGATCCGCACGCTGCCCCTTGCAACGCAAACAGTTTTTAATTTATCAGTACTGGATGGCTTTAGCCATAAAGAAATAGCGGCACAATTAAATATAAGTGAGGGTACCTCGCGCTGGCATTTGTCCGAAGCCAAAAAACAATTAAAAGGATTGCTTGAAACATCAGCAAAAGGCGCTGGCCGGCAAGCAGAAAGGAGTGGTAAAACCAAATGA
- a CDS encoding outer membrane beta-barrel protein produces MKNSLKYLKLWQKKRGEMQVNDDPQADWLRIQSLLDEQMPEVKRLSGFKRLKILPTFFIAFSAAAMVYMVSNIVSLEKNKHPVKHGYHHTANFIPDSANQSQAIAVDSLNPAGSGTAADSTGLTGETAQNADSSLVKPINDEAATNRTKPAKNVGVAGGQAPAGQVSGGINAQNKTVSASKGFGQRTALSNLLHVSGQRNNTGLHAAGRGAKGLVQSRYPGHALLPNAPNSNNEPVSDAITPNLFTGTQNASVSRDNPFIAAVKPQIDFTAISAVHPVNLPAFGSGLVPTGSGQPPAAKNTKGKTAKAKNNKPSDIDWGILTGVNSAGSFTPKNQNANFYGSSPVDLYFGLFVSYKVNATWAIAPQLRLFSPQTITTTYSHANNSKVDSNQNLTITSSRKVYALSVPIYAVYNATSNLSIKAGPVINFPIKQINTNSLLQPATLKADSAYYTNIIGIINKTKYDQKLNFGISAGASYKYKRFIFEAAYLKSLSGYSVTSGLGSYKSYNGTFQFTIGFQLDKLKP; encoded by the coding sequence ATGAAAAACTCACTCAAATACCTTAAACTCTGGCAGAAGAAAAGAGGTGAGATGCAGGTCAATGATGATCCGCAGGCCGATTGGCTCCGGATACAATCGCTTCTGGATGAACAAATGCCCGAAGTTAAAAGGTTATCCGGCTTTAAAAGACTCAAGATATTGCCAACTTTTTTTATTGCTTTTTCGGCAGCGGCGATGGTTTATATGGTAAGTAATATTGTTTCACTCGAAAAAAACAAACACCCCGTCAAACATGGTTATCACCATACTGCTAATTTTATTCCTGATTCCGCCAATCAAAGTCAGGCCATAGCCGTTGATTCTTTAAATCCAGCTGGTTCCGGGACAGCAGCCGATAGCACGGGATTAACCGGAGAAACGGCACAAAACGCAGATAGCAGCCTGGTTAAACCGATTAACGATGAAGCCGCGACGAACAGAACGAAACCCGCTAAAAATGTCGGGGTCGCCGGCGGTCAGGCCCCTGCAGGCCAGGTTTCCGGGGGTATAAATGCCCAAAATAAAACTGTCTCAGCAAGCAAAGGTTTTGGGCAGAGAACCGCGCTATCAAACCTTTTGCATGTGTCCGGACAGCGCAATAACACCGGCCTGCATGCAGCAGGAAGAGGCGCAAAAGGGCTTGTACAAAGCCGTTATCCTGGCCATGCCTTGCTGCCGAATGCTCCGAATTCAAATAATGAGCCGGTTAGTGATGCTATTACTCCCAATTTATTTACGGGCACGCAGAATGCCTCGGTCAGCCGCGATAATCCTTTCATAGCGGCAGTAAAACCGCAAATAGATTTTACTGCTATAAGTGCCGTTCATCCGGTCAACCTGCCTGCTTTTGGAAGTGGTTTGGTGCCCACAGGTTCGGGGCAGCCACCGGCCGCAAAAAATACAAAGGGAAAAACCGCAAAAGCAAAAAACAACAAACCCTCGGATATTGATTGGGGAATACTCACCGGCGTAAATTCGGCAGGTAGTTTTACCCCGAAAAACCAGAATGCGAACTTTTACGGGAGTTCCCCGGTCGACTTGTACTTTGGCTTGTTTGTTTCGTATAAGGTGAATGCTACCTGGGCAATAGCCCCACAGCTTAGGCTATTTAGCCCTCAAACCATCACCACAACCTACTCACATGCAAATAACAGTAAGGTTGATTCAAACCAAAACCTTACTATAACATCTTCCCGCAAAGTTTATGCTTTAAGCGTCCCCATTTATGCAGTTTATAATGCAACCAGCAATCTAAGTATTAAAGCCGGCCCGGTGATCAATTTCCCAATAAAACAAATTAATACCAATAGTTTGTTGCAGCCGGCCACGTTAAAAGCCGACAGCGCTTACTACACAAACATCATTGGTATAATAAATAAAACAAAATATGATCAAAAACTGAATTTTGGAATATCAGCCGGGGCAAGCTACAAATACAAGCGCTTTATTTTTGAAGCGGCCTATCTGAAAAGTTTAAGCGGCTATAGCGTAACATCAGGGCTGGGCAGCTATAAGTCTTATAACGGCACATTCCAATTTACGATAGGATTTCAGCTGGATAAATTGAAACCCTGA
- a CDS encoding universal stress protein, with product MMIKKILIGIDDSKHAAYAAEFGFDLARKFNAQVGLVNIVSPVIISQLTGADPIIGMPLQGTGIEETELLDIQKSQSENIVEQTIKKFAGDLPVTHFSEYGSTADGIISCSKEFNADLIVVGTHNRTGLDRLFMGSVAEHVVRHSTVPVLVVPLKSESQ from the coding sequence ATGATGATCAAAAAAATCCTTATCGGAATAGATGATAGCAAACATGCAGCATATGCTGCAGAGTTTGGGTTTGATTTAGCCCGGAAATTTAACGCACAGGTTGGCCTGGTGAATATCGTAAGCCCGGTTATAATTTCGCAGTTAACGGGTGCCGATCCAATCATCGGAATGCCATTACAGGGTACCGGTATTGAAGAAACCGAGCTATTGGATATACAAAAAAGCCAGTCAGAAAATATCGTTGAGCAAACCATTAAAAAATTTGCCGGGGATTTACCTGTTACCCATTTTTCGGAATACGGTTCAACTGCCGATGGAATAATAAGCTGCAGCAAAGAGTTTAATGCCGACCTGATCGTTGTTGGCACACATAATCGTACAGGCCTTGATCGCCTGTTTATGGGTAGCGTAGCCGAGCACGTAGTACGGCACTCGACGGTGCCGGTTTTGGTGGTGCCTTTAAAGTCCGAAAGTCAGTAA